Genomic DNA from Sutcliffiella horikoshii:
TGTTTAATTTAAATGTCTTTTTTGTTAAAAGTATAGAAGGTAATTCCTAAAAAAAGACTAGAATAAAGTATTACCGCAATTAGTGAAAAATACATACTTATGTTGTCATTGTCAAAATTATAAGTCATAAATTGTGTTAGATTCATATTTGGAAACAATGTATATTTCCCCCAAGAAAAATTGTTGATCCAGGTAGTTAAAAATCCCGATCCAAATAATAATAATAAGGTTAATACTAAGGCGATTGTGTTGCTTCTAAATAAAGTCGATATCATAAATGTTATTGTACAAATTACAATTATGTCGAGCGATTTCAAACAGAAATATTTTAATATGTTTGGTATTAAAAGTTGTTGTTCGTAACCAGTGTTTGTAGCAATTATGACAGATGAATTAAAATCACCTATTCCAAAAAGGAATGCTCCTACAATAATGGATGTAATTATGAGACATAGATATAGTGAAAACATAAATATAATCATGGAGCAATATTTCGAAAGCAATATTTTCCATCTTTTAAAGGGTTTAGTTAATAATGTTTTAATAGTACCTTTAGCAAATTCATTAGATACTATTTCACTAGCAAGTATAATAGTAAAGAGAGAAATAACTGAAGAGAATTTAAGAGCTTGCATAACAAAAGTCCAATTATTCTTTTCATAAGGATTTGTATTACTACTAAGGTAATATTCAAGGTTATTAATGTGTTTCACTTGATCTTCCTTAACACCTATTGGCATCTCTGGGTTATCATCAATAAATTCTTGAGTTTCCTTTATTTCGTTTTCTAATTGATCTTTCCAATTTTCTTCTGATGTTGCAGAATCAATATATTTACTCATTAAGCCAATTCCTATTACAATAGCTAATATCATTAAATAAAAAATTAAGTTTCTAGGGCTCTTGTGAATTTTTTTTAATTCATTTTTAATTAACTTAACAGTTACATTCATGAGAATAATCCTTTATTGGTTAATAATTTCCATATATTTTGTTTCTAGCTTTTTGTCATGAATATTTACCTCAAATATATCAACAGCGTTACTTGAGAGAAGATGTATAACTTTTGGAATTTCTTGTTTGTATAAATTCAGTACGATATTGCTATTTTCAATGGATTCAATTATTGGATATTTACTTGTACTTAAATATTTACTTGCACTCTTTACATTTTCCAAATAAAATGTGACATTTAGTTTGTTTTCCTTATTTTGCTCTGTCAATTCGCTAACATTTAAAACTCTCTTAATTTCTCCCTTTTT
This window encodes:
- a CDS encoding ABC transporter permease; protein product: MNVTVKLIKNELKKIHKSPRNLIFYLMILAIVIGIGLMSKYIDSATSEENWKDQLENEIKETQEFIDDNPEMPIGVKEDQVKHINNLEYYLSSNTNPYEKNNWTFVMQALKFSSVISLFTIILASEIVSNEFAKGTIKTLLTKPFKRWKILLSKYCSMIIFMFSLYLCLIITSIIVGAFLFGIGDFNSSVIIATNTGYEQQLLIPNILKYFCLKSLDIIVICTITFMISTLFRSNTIALVLTLLLLFGSGFLTTWINNFSWGKYTLFPNMNLTQFMTYNFDNDNISMYFSLIAVILYSSLFLGITFYTFNKKDI